The following are from one region of the Magallana gigas chromosome 4, xbMagGiga1.1, whole genome shotgun sequence genome:
- the LOC136269777 gene encoding uncharacterized protein — MTESLNKEDVMESLSAIQITERGNRRVGNQCLLKLTSGAELHQSLTLTGVGRCYHISCVTSDRVWVSDLNNLMLTDTTGVPLHRVKDLCSYLYGGLHTVNSESELIYIDRKYNTKKRSKDMKTTTTFIEITDSTWEPQCVYWSLSTGDLLVGMYNNDAKTGKVTRYNQSGQLTQTIQNDNTGRGLYSVPCYITENNNGDVVVSDCINFMTGAVVVTERGGGHRFSYTGPPSGSRLDPRGICTDALSHILVCDDRTHTVQILDKDGQFLSHLLIRPSGIFSPYSLSYDVNTHRLWVGSGDNNTVVIYRYITRQDALTDTADKLHTSQLSMTESLNKEDVMESLSAIQITERGNRRVGNQCLLKLTSGAELHQSLTVTGVDRCYHISCVTSDRVWVSDWNNNLMLTDTTGVPLHRVEDSCRGYGGLHTVNSESELIYIDRYYYIKKLSKDMKTTTTFIERTDSTWEPQCVYWSPSTGDLLVGMYNDRTRTGKVTRYNQSGQLTQIIQHDNTGLGLYRKPIYITENNNGDVVVSDYRAGVVVTERGGRYRFSYTGPRSGSGLRPHGICTDPLSHILVCDGRTNTVQMLDKDGQFLSHLLIRPCGIFSPHSLNYDVNTHRLWVGSEENNKVCVYSYIDTQDALTDKDTHSSGVEAMCSSSDGEAMCSSSDWEAMFNSTLAVEWR; from the exons atgactgagtcactcaacaaggaggatgtgatggagtcactgagtgcaatccaaatcacagagagaggaaaccgacgcgtaggaaaccagtgtctgctcaaactgacgtctggtgctgagctccatcaatctctcacacTGACAGGTGTTGGTCgttgttatcacatttcctgtgtgacatcagaccgggtctgggtcagtgatttGAACAACctcatgttgacagacacaacaggtgtccctctacatcgtgtgaaGGATTTATGTAGTTATTTATATGgaggattacacacagtgaacagtgagagtgaacttatttatatagataggaaatATAACACTAAGAAACgatcaaaggatatgaaaacaaccaccacatttatagagatAACAGACTCTACATGGGAACCAcagtgtgtgtactggtccctgtccactggggatctactggtcgggatgtataACAATGATGCAaagacaggcaaggtaacccggtacaaccaaagtggacaactcacacaaaccatacagaaCGACAACACAGGACGGGGACTGTATAGTGTACCTtgctatataacagagaacaacaatggggatgtcgtggtgtctgactgtataaattttatgactggtgctgtagtggtgacagagcgtggaggaggacatcgtttctcctacacaggacctcCATCAGGATCACGACTAGATCcacgtggaatctgtactgacgcgctgtcacacatcctggtgtgtgatgataGAACCCACACAGTACAGATATTGGACAaagacggtcagttcctgtcacatctactgataagACCATCAGGGATATTCTCACCATacagcctgagttatgatgtcaacactcaccgtctctgggtcgggtCAGGGGACAACAACACGGtggttatatacaggtatatcaccagacaggacgctctgacag ACACTGCTGATAaactccacaccagccagctctccatgactgagtcactcaacaaggaggatgtgatggagtcactgagtgcaatccaaatcacagagagaggaaaccgacgcgtaggaaaccagtgtctgctcaAACTGACGTCGGGTGCTGAgctccatcaatctctcacagtgacaggtgttgatcgttgttatcacatttcctgtgtgacatcagaccgggtctgggtcagtgattgGAATAACAAtctcatgttgacagacacaacaggtgtccctctacatcgtgtggaggattcatgTCGTGGTTATGgaggattacacacagtgaacagtgagagtgaactgatttatatagataggtactattacatcaaaaaactgtcaaaggatatgaaaacaaccaccacatttatagagagaacagactctacatgggAACCAcagtgtgtgtactggtccccgtccactggggatctactggtcgggatgtataACGATAGGACAAGGACAGGCAAGGTAACACGGTACAACCAGAGCGGACAACTCACACAGATCATACAGCACGACAACACAGGACTTGGACTGTATAGAAAACCtatctatataacagagaacaacaatggggatgtcgtggtgtctgactacAGGGCTggtgtagtggtgacagagcgtggagggagatatcgtttctcctacacaggacctcGATCAGGATCCGGACTACGGCCAcatggaatctgtactgacccgctgtcacacatcctggtgtgtgatggtaGAACCAacacagtacagatgttagacaaggacggtcagttcctgtcacatctactgataagACCATGCGGGATTTTCTCACCACACAGCCTGaattatgatgtcaacactcaccgtctctgggtcggatcagaGGAAAACAACAAGGTGTGTGTCTACAGTTATATAGACAcacaggacgctctgacag ATAAGGATACACACTCCTCTGGTGTGGAGGCCATGTGTAGCTCCAGTGATGGGGAGGCCATGTGTAGCTCCAGTGATTGGGAGGCCATGTTTAACTCAACACTAGCTGTAGAATGGAGATAG